A stretch of Aureispira sp. CCB-E DNA encodes these proteins:
- a CDS encoding T9SS type A sorting domain-containing protein: MKTPFFTLLVAFFLLASSNVNASHLSGAEFRFEHVNGNDYIVSLYIYRDCNGINVPSIVTVNMESINCGINNNITLLQTSGPTVVTTIPGSQTTCMGGMVQGYEEYVYSDTITFPAQCTDWYFNWNSCCRNSAITNLVNPGSASMYIESTFDNTIVNNSPTYFIDPIFYGSMGANFSVALGGFDVDGDQLLFSLAAPADGANSSVAFASGLSAAQPLDILAGSTVSFSSTTGQFNCVLASGSQIVVFDVIVEEWRNGQKIAEHRRSLQILPINLGNNSQMLAPPTVGNPTNGTVVDAYTLEYNTPGQAFGFSMLFNDQDANDVITYNAAYSTLETIFPNAQVTSSNPNGNLNELELSISIPNPKPTLFSIVIEENNYLQQSFSYELRDANATHVDNLENPFTNVRIYPNPVDKTTTFEVPDMIYKKLELNVFDMTGQVVQTQVKAGTNVLEFNRGDLPAGVYSFQLKGDGKMVNTGLLQLK, encoded by the coding sequence ATGAAAACCCCTTTCTTTACCTTGCTAGTTGCTTTCTTTTTACTAGCATCTTCTAATGTGAATGCCTCACATCTTTCTGGTGCAGAATTTCGTTTTGAACACGTTAATGGCAACGACTATATTGTAAGCTTGTACATTTATAGAGATTGTAACGGAATTAATGTGCCAAGTATTGTGACTGTCAATATGGAGAGTATAAATTGTGGCATAAACAATAATATTACTTTACTTCAAACATCAGGTCCAACAGTAGTGACAACTATACCAGGCTCTCAAACTACTTGTATGGGGGGAATGGTGCAAGGCTATGAAGAGTATGTTTATAGTGATACGATTACTTTTCCTGCTCAATGTACAGATTGGTATTTTAATTGGAACTCTTGTTGTCGAAATTCGGCAATTACCAATCTAGTAAATCCAGGATCAGCGTCAATGTACATTGAATCTACGTTTGATAATACCATTGTTAATAATTCTCCAACGTATTTTATTGACCCTATTTTTTATGGAAGCATGGGGGCTAATTTTTCAGTTGCTTTAGGAGGGTTTGATGTAGATGGGGATCAATTGTTGTTTAGTTTGGCAGCTCCAGCAGATGGTGCGAACTCTTCTGTTGCTTTTGCTTCTGGGCTAAGTGCGGCACAACCTTTGGATATTTTAGCTGGGTCAACCGTTTCTTTCTCTTCAACTACTGGACAATTTAACTGTGTATTGGCTTCGGGAAGTCAAATTGTTGTCTTTGATGTCATTGTAGAAGAATGGAGAAATGGACAAAAAATTGCAGAACACAGACGTTCGCTACAGATTTTGCCAATCAATTTGGGGAACAACAGTCAAATGTTAGCGCCACCAACCGTTGGCAACCCAACCAATGGTACGGTTGTAGATGCGTACACTTTAGAGTATAACACGCCAGGGCAAGCATTTGGTTTTAGTATGTTATTTAACGATCAAGATGCCAATGATGTTATTACTTACAATGCTGCTTATTCTACCTTGGAAACGATTTTTCCTAATGCACAAGTGACGTCTAGCAATCCCAATGGCAACTTAAATGAGTTGGAGTTAAGCATTAGCATTCCAAATCCAAAGCCAACACTGTTCTCTATTGTAATTGAGGAAAACAATTACTTGCAACAAAGTTTCTCTTATGAGTTAAGAGATGCCAATGCTACTCATGTTGACAATCTAGAAAATCCCTTTACTAATGTACGTATTTATCCTAATCCTGTTGACAAAACCACAACATTTGAAGTGCCTGATATGATTTACAAAAAATTAGAATTGAATGTGTTTGATATGACAGGACAAGTGGTGCAAACTCAAGTGAAGGCAGGAACAAATGTGTTGGAGTTTAACCGTGG
- a CDS encoding lipopolysaccharide assembly protein LapB, whose protein sequence is MKITFQFLLPLLFLFSSCQDPVEEKSAEAVAAYEAEEYAKAIELNKEVLTLDSNNIQTRYNLFVIYKLQNQNTLAMKELQQVLAINPDELIANIELGLLYDKMDQANDAIPYLKKAVVLEDDNIATQMALSRCYQEIGEKQLAMAHANRVLELDNRNIEALDNLATISESEGLIDRAIGYYHQILEIDSNYAEAYPMISNLYSSIGNAEQSVYYGQKALSVFPNNIDMLNNMGFIYLELNDYPNALNYFDQVIAQDSSYAYAYNNKGYVLIQEGNYAAALEAIQKSLALDNNNAYAYRNMAICYANMGDRTASCEALEAAEKVEYGLRIKAELAELKAAYC, encoded by the coding sequence ATGAAAATCACGTTCCAATTTTTACTCCCATTGCTATTCCTTTTTAGTAGCTGTCAAGATCCTGTTGAAGAAAAAAGTGCTGAGGCTGTTGCGGCTTATGAAGCAGAAGAATATGCCAAAGCCATTGAGCTAAACAAGGAGGTGTTGACTTTAGATTCTAATAATATACAGACTCGGTATAATCTGTTTGTTATTTACAAGTTGCAAAACCAAAATACACTAGCAATGAAAGAATTGCAGCAGGTGTTGGCAATCAACCCTGATGAATTGATTGCTAATATAGAGCTTGGGTTATTATATGATAAAATGGATCAGGCAAACGATGCTATTCCCTACTTGAAGAAGGCTGTTGTATTGGAAGATGACAACATTGCTACTCAAATGGCTTTAAGTAGGTGTTACCAAGAAATTGGAGAAAAACAATTGGCAATGGCACATGCTAATCGAGTGTTGGAATTGGACAACAGAAATATAGAAGCTTTGGACAATTTGGCAACGATTTCCGAAAGTGAGGGATTAATTGATCGGGCTATTGGTTATTACCATCAAATTTTAGAAATAGATTCCAATTACGCTGAAGCATATCCTATGATTTCTAATTTATATAGCTCTATCGGAAATGCAGAGCAATCTGTTTATTATGGTCAAAAAGCATTAAGTGTATTTCCCAATAATATTGACATGCTCAATAATATGGGCTTTATTTATTTGGAATTAAATGACTATCCCAATGCCTTGAACTATTTTGATCAAGTGATTGCCCAAGATTCTTCTTATGCGTATGCGTATAATAATAAAGGCTATGTGTTGATTCAAGAAGGCAATTATGCAGCTGCGTTAGAAGCCATTCAAAAATCCTTAGCATTGGATAATAATAATGCTTATGCTTATCGAAATATGGCAATTTGTTATGCTAATATGGGAGATAGAACAGCTAGCTGTGAGGCATTAGAAGCAGCAGAGAAGGTGGAATACGGACTTAGAATAAAAGCAGAATTAGCAGAATTAAAAGCAGCATATTGCTAA